Below is a genomic region from Methanofollis sp. UBA420.
GCCGTCGGACTGAGAGGGACGACAGACCCGAGATAGAGGGCGAAGGCGATGGCGAAGACGGGAAGGGCGAGCATCTCCGCGATCCACATGCTCCACCCGGTCAGAAACCCGTAAAAGTCGTCGAACGCCTCGGAGACATAGGCGAAGGGACCGCCAGCCCGCGGGACGTAATAACTGCAGTAGGCGAAGACGATCGCGATCGTCGTTGCGCAGATCCCGGCAAGGATCCACACGACGATTGCGAACGGGCCGACAAGTCCCGCGGTGAGCGACGAGGCGATGTAGATGTCGGCGCCCACGATCGACCCGACGATGATGTTGGTCAGGTCGAACTCTGTCAGTGCCCGCTTGAGTCCCATTTCCGCCGCCCCCCGAGCGGATCCGGAGAGATGTGATATATTCGTTGCGCCGTCCCCGGGGTCGGTTCACATTCGCCCCGCACACACGCCCCACCCCTATATACCCCCACGGCCACCCCTCCCTCATGACACACGCCCGCCTCATGAGCGACCAGACCCTCTTCCGCGACCCCGACCTCTTCGAGATCACCCACCTCCCCGAGGCCTTCCCCTACCGCGACACCCAGCTCGACGACCTCGCCTTCGCCCTGCGGCCGACCCTCTCCTACGGGGCCAGCCCCCTGAACACCGTGCTCCGCGGCACGCCCGGTACCGGCAAGACCACCGCGGTCCGCCGGATCTTTGCCGAGGTGGAGGAGACGACGCAGGCGGTGGTGCCGGTGCTCGTCTCCTGCCAGACAGAGAAGACACAGTACGCCGTCTTCTCCCGGATCTTCCTCGCTCTCTTCGGCCACCTGCCCCCGCCGTCCGGGGTCTCGAACACGCGGCTGATGGCCGGGGTTGCCCATGCCCTCGTCGAGAGGGGGGCGGTGCTGGTCGTCTGCCTGGACGACGCCAACGAACTCATCCCCGACGGCACGCTCGGCAGCGTCCTCGCCCCTCTTCTCAGGATGCACGAGGCCTGGCCGGGAGCCAGGACAGGCGTGGTCCTCACCCTCTCCACGCCCGAGGCCGACCTCTCCCGCGCCCTGGACCGGGCCACCCGCTCGGTGCTCCAGGCCTCGGAGATCGTCTTCCCGCCGTACACCGCGGAGGAGGTGCGGGGCATTCTCGCGGAGAGGGTGCGGGCCGGGCTGTACCCCGGCGTGATGCCGCCCGCGGCCCTCGACCTCGTCGTCGAGCGGGCGATGGCCTGCGGCGACCTCCGCGTCGGCCTGGACGTCGTGAAGAGAGCGGTGCGGGCGGCCGAGAGGGAGGCGAGGGCCGTGGTGACGGCCGGGGACGTGCTCGCGGCCTTTGCCGTCTCCCGGCACCTGCATGTGGCGATGGCGGTGCGGGCGCTCACGGCCGGGGAGAGGGCGGTGCTCGACGCGGCCCTGGCCGAGGAGCGGGAAGGGGGGCCGGTGATCTCGGGCCGGGTGTACGGGCGGGTCTGCGAGGGGATGAAGT
It encodes:
- a CDS encoding ORC1-type DNA replication protein; the encoded protein is MSDQTLFRDPDLFEITHLPEAFPYRDTQLDDLAFALRPTLSYGASPLNTVLRGTPGTGKTTAVRRIFAEVEETTQAVVPVLVSCQTEKTQYAVFSRIFLALFGHLPPPSGVSNTRLMAGVAHALVERGAVLVVCLDDANELIPDGTLGSVLAPLLRMHEAWPGARTGVVLTLSTPEADLSRALDRATRSVLQASEIVFPPYTAEEVRGILAERVRAGLYPGVMPPAALDLVVERAMACGDLRVGLDVVKRAVRAAEREARAVVTAGDVLAAFAVSRHLHVAMAVRALTAGERAVLDAALAEEREGGPVISGRVYGRVCEGMKYTVFHERLKKLEALRLVDLYVRPGRGRTREIVVREGVEEVMVRNHEED